In Massilia forsythiae, one DNA window encodes the following:
- a CDS encoding helix-turn-helix transcriptional regulator, with protein sequence MPSAAVDHNPLGAYLKDRRARLDAASLGYGAARRRTPGLRREEVAQRASISATWYTWLEQGRGGAPSGEVLERIAGALLLTEVEREHLFLLGLGRPPEPRYPLGAALSPRIQRVLDALPDSPAFVKTLNWDLVAWNRPAAAVFDYRDDLPPEQRNILRRIFLDPHNRARQLDWEAVARFAVAAFRADVARAGMQDHAAELVRELSRRSADFDAMWRGQDVRAYGEGTKQLRHPVAGLLAMEYSSFAVDGRPDLSMVVYNPATPDDAAKVRALVAASTTSTMVPT encoded by the coding sequence ATGCCAAGCGCCGCCGTCGACCACAATCCGCTGGGCGCCTATCTGAAGGATCGCCGCGCGCGCCTGGATGCGGCCTCCCTCGGCTACGGCGCCGCGCGCCGGCGCACGCCCGGCCTGCGCCGCGAGGAGGTGGCGCAGCGCGCCAGCATCAGCGCCACTTGGTACACCTGGCTGGAGCAAGGGCGCGGCGGCGCGCCGTCAGGCGAGGTGCTGGAACGCATCGCCGGCGCGCTGCTGCTGACGGAGGTCGAGCGCGAGCACCTGTTCCTGCTGGGACTGGGCCGCCCGCCCGAGCCGCGTTACCCGCTCGGGGCCGCGCTGTCGCCGCGCATCCAGCGCGTGCTGGATGCGCTGCCGGACAGCCCGGCCTTCGTCAAGACCCTGAACTGGGACCTGGTGGCATGGAACCGTCCCGCCGCCGCGGTGTTCGACTACCGCGACGACTTGCCGCCGGAACAGCGCAACATCCTGCGCCGCATCTTCCTCGACCCGCACAACCGCGCCCGCCAGCTCGATTGGGAAGCGGTGGCCCGTTTCGCCGTGGCCGCCTTCCGCGCCGACGTCGCGCGCGCGGGCATGCAGGACCACGCGGCGGAACTGGTGCGCGAGCTGTCGCGGAGAAGCGCCGACTTCGACGCCATGTGGCGCGGCCAGGACGTGCGCGCCTACGGCGAAGGCACCAAGCAGTTGCGCCATCCGGTGGCCGGACTGCTGGCCATGGAATATTCGTCGTTCGCCGTCGACGGCCGGCCCGACCTGTCGATGGTCGTCTACAATCCCGCCACCCCGGACGATGCGGCCAAGGTGCGCGCACTGGTCGCCGCGTCCACCACCTCGACGATGGTGCCGACATGA
- a CDS encoding alpha/beta hydrolase, translating to MASTSQRLLGAAVMAVAVAGQAAEVREQAIVLDTAGGAIAGTLALPDTKTKPLVVLIIAGSGPTDRDGNNSLAGRNDSLKLLAAALAEGGVASVRYDKRGIGASRAAAPSEAALRFDTYVDDAAAWVAKLQADARFAAPVLLGHSEGALIATVAARRGGAAALVSVAGVARRPGAILRTQLAGKLPPDLAAANERILAGLEQGATTQDVPPALAAFYRPSVQPYLISWMQYDPAAQLAALKLPTLIVQGTTDIQVGAGEASALKAARPDAVLALVPGMNHVLKAVPADPQKQLASYADPALPLAPQLAGIILDFLRGLPAAQR from the coding sequence ATGGCATCCACTTCACAAAGGCTGCTGGGCGCCGCGGTCATGGCGGTTGCGGTAGCCGGCCAGGCCGCCGAAGTACGCGAGCAGGCGATCGTGCTGGACACGGCGGGCGGCGCCATCGCCGGCACACTGGCCTTGCCGGATACGAAGACCAAGCCGCTGGTGGTATTGATCATCGCCGGTTCCGGGCCGACCGATCGCGATGGCAACAACAGCCTTGCCGGCCGCAACGACAGCCTCAAACTGCTGGCTGCGGCGCTGGCCGAAGGCGGGGTGGCGTCGGTGCGCTACGACAAGCGCGGCATAGGTGCCAGCCGCGCCGCGGCCCCGAGCGAAGCGGCACTGCGCTTCGATACCTACGTCGACGACGCGGCGGCCTGGGTGGCAAAGCTGCAAGCCGATGCGCGCTTTGCCGCGCCGGTACTGCTCGGCCACAGCGAAGGCGCGTTGATCGCGACGGTGGCGGCGCGGCGCGGCGGGGCGGCGGCGCTGGTATCGGTCGCCGGCGTCGCCCGCCGTCCCGGCGCCATCCTGCGCACCCAACTGGCCGGCAAGCTGCCGCCCGACCTGGCGGCTGCCAACGAGCGCATCCTGGCGGGACTGGAGCAGGGCGCCACCACGCAGGACGTGCCGCCCGCGCTGGCCGCCTTTTACCGCCCCAGCGTCCAGCCCTACCTGATCTCGTGGATGCAGTACGACCCGGCCGCACAGCTGGCCGCGCTCAAGTTGCCGACGCTGATCGTGCAGGGCACCACCGACATCCAGGTCGGCGCCGGCGAGGCGAGCGCGCTCAAGGCAGCCAGGCCGGACGCGGTGCTGGCGCTGGTGCCCGGCATGAACCATGTGCTCAAGGCGGTGCCGGCCGATCCGCAGAAACAGCTCGCATCGTATGCCGATCCGGCACTGCCGCTGGCGCCGCAACTGGCAGGCATCATCCTGGACTTCCTGCGCGGACTGCCGGCGGCTCAGCGGTAG
- a CDS encoding DUF535 family protein — protein sequence MVFAYLGRHWYARRHFPLASWLACVARSARVLLFYRAHRQLLALDIYRRYLTRAHDDVFHHLSHRHYLAKGLSPRQRLECARTHYRFEDATFDAAYKRAVYLNGGLVLWRHGSGATQFVIALEMASRLNAEGDLTLTASAGGKCLHRLSFSWTGRAFAGLAAAPASAPALVPFIARNQGHRADAADAFDAFERAFPHNSPSFFCFAALQGIAEGLGMAQAAAVKAEWQSACRPADQARFTNAYDGFWQALGGVAGEGRAWLIDLQHRLKPLSETPAKHRKRAAMRREHWRAIGEAARAVIAHHLVRPHVDVPAHAAEEDGKRVALPLE from the coding sequence ATGGTCTTCGCTTATCTCGGCCGCCATTGGTACGCCAGGCGCCACTTCCCGCTGGCGTCCTGGCTGGCCTGCGTCGCGCGCAGCGCGCGCGTGCTGCTGTTCTACCGCGCCCACCGCCAGTTGCTGGCGCTGGACATCTACCGCCGCTACCTGACGCGTGCCCACGACGACGTGTTCCACCACCTCAGCCACCGCCACTACCTGGCCAAGGGCCTGTCGCCGCGCCAGCGGCTGGAATGCGCGCGCACCCACTACCGCTTCGAGGACGCCACGTTCGACGCCGCCTACAAGCGCGCGGTCTACCTGAACGGCGGCCTGGTGCTGTGGCGCCACGGCAGCGGCGCCACGCAGTTCGTGATCGCGCTGGAGATGGCATCGCGCCTGAACGCCGAGGGCGACCTGACCTTGACCGCCAGCGCCGGCGGCAAGTGCCTGCACCGGCTGTCGTTCAGCTGGACCGGCCGTGCGTTCGCGGGACTGGCCGCGGCGCCGGCATCCGCGCCCGCGCTGGTGCCCTTCATCGCGCGCAACCAGGGCCACCGCGCCGACGCCGCCGATGCCTTCGACGCCTTCGAGCGCGCCTTTCCGCACAATTCTCCCAGCTTCTTCTGCTTCGCCGCGCTGCAGGGCATCGCCGAGGGGCTCGGCATGGCGCAGGCGGCGGCGGTCAAGGCCGAGTGGCAGAGCGCCTGCCGCCCGGCCGACCAGGCGCGCTTCACGAATGCCTACGACGGTTTCTGGCAGGCGCTGGGCGGCGTGGCCGGCGAAGGGCGCGCCTGGCTGATCGACCTGCAGCACCGCTTGAAACCGCTGTCGGAGACGCCGGCCAAGCACCGCAAGCGCGCGGCCATGCGGCGCGAACACTGGCGCGCCATCGGAGAAGCGGCGCGGGCGGTGATCGCGCATCACCTGGTGCGGCCGCATGTCGACGTCCCCGCGCACGCGGCGGAGGAAGACGGCAAACGGGTCGCGCTGCCGCTCGAATGA